GACTTGTTTGGCTTTCCCAACAGCCTTAGGAGCCAGGGGCATTGCTGCATTTTGGAGTTgggaaccgaggctcagagaggtgaagtaacttgctcCAAGTCGCAAGGCAAGTCAATGGTGGAGCGTGCTGCGGGCCTGGGGTCATCCACAGCAGCAACCATGGAGGCCCTCGGCCTCCTTCCATGTTTTATCCTGAACTGGTGCCCCGCAGTGGCGCTGTGAATCCAGCTGGACACAGCCAGTGCTCCGGGTGGACACACGGGTCTGACCTGGAGTGGGAAAAGTTGGCCGTTAATCTTTCCTGTGGTGACTGAAGCCATGAGACTGATGAGAAAGCAGAGAACGAGACCCAAAGGCACAGCCTTGGGAAGCGTGAAGAGTGGGGGCCCTGAACGAAAAGTGGGGGCTCGAGGGGTTGGGCATTGCCCTggaaagtgaaaggtcgctggctcaattcctggtcagggcacgtgcctgggttgcaggtttggtccccagtcagggcgcatgcaagaggcaaccagggtttctctctccctccctgatgtttctctgcctctctttctccctcccttccccgctctctaaaaataaacaaaatctttttaaaaagaaagaaaagtgggggtctggaggagaaagaggaaccccATCTGGACTCTGTATTTATTCCCTAGGCAACACTGAGACCGTTTCACAGGTCTCCCTAACACCTGTGCAGTGAGAGGGGCAGTCCCTGAGGGACAGGCAGTCCAGGAAGGTGGTAGGTTCAGCGCTTCCAGACGGAGCTATGAAACTTGGTTCTCCAGCTTCCTCTTCTCtggctccccagtaggccttccATGCCATTGCCTTACTCAGTCTCTCCTGGACCATCAATCATGCCTTTTCCAAGTTTCCTGCGTATTCAGCATCAATTCCTGGCTGGCACTTTCACCTCATCCGAGTCATCTCCGGGCTCCGGAAGGGGACagttccctccttttccctttcctttctttttagatATAACCCCATCCTTATTTGGGGGTTTCTCACAGCTTCTGCCACAGGGACTGAACTTTCAGATCCAGGAGGGTTTGTCCTTCCTATTCTCTTGGAATCCACCTTGACCTTGTTGATCTGACCACTGTGTATAAAACTAATTCCAAGATTATTaactctttgttgttgttccttagAATCAGCTCCCCAGATTGTGGCCACCGAGAGTGCATCAGGTGCAAGACTTGATGGAAATGAGGATTTGGAAACCATCACACTGGAGACAGAGAAGCTCTTCATTGATGTATGTAAATAGTTGCGCGTGGAGATGTCTGTTTTACCACGTGTAACACAGGTGATCCGATACAACCCTCAAAATCCTCACTCCCCTAAGTGTGGGCCTTGGGCCAGCAGGCTTGGCATCGCCTGGGAGCTAGTTAGAGTGCAGAATCCCAGGCCCCGCCCACACCTACTGATCTGAATCTGCATTTTGATAAGATCTCCCTGAGGGTAAGGGTGGCTGTTCCTACTTGAGCAGGTTCAAGACTGTGAGGTGCTAGCCCCAATGATTTCCTTTGAACGATGTCTACAAAACACTTGGATTTGTTTTCCCCAAAGTTACACTGCTAAGCCATTCTGTCCAGCTAGCCTTATACCTAATGGGTGAGAAAGTTACATTTTATCATCAGAGCCTCTGATCTATGGATAGCTGCCCAGCAAGTGGCTGATGCCATCTTCCCATTGTGGGGCAACTCCAGCTTCCTGATGTGGCTGTCCAGTGTCTGGTGCCCCGATGCCAGTTCAGTGAGGGGCTGCCTGACCTAATTATAGATCACAGCCTCATGCGCCCTCTCCTTCCTGGAGCCCTTCCTGTTTCAATAAGTCTTCAGTGCTCTGGCCCCAGGAATGAGAACTTACACATGTTGTCACcccgtgccccccaccccaggaattGGAGTTTGGTGAGGCAGGGAGCGGGAGGCACTTCTCGTACCTTTAGCCTCACACCTGGTAGGCATTTGGTGCTCCCTGTGCTCAGCCCTGCTCCTCTGCCCATGAATGCGCTCCTCCCATTTAAACCCGGGGCTGCAACTTTGCCCCCTGCCCACTTCCTTGATAAACATCTGAACTGTGTTTCATTCCTAACTTCATAATTTCACGTGGCTCGGTAAGACAGACTGACTGGGTTTCTAGTTCTCTGGGTCTGTGAAGAAACAACTAGGCAATTAATGTCTAGCATTTGAGAACCAACTGTATACAGGACAACTAATAGCCAACCCTTATTGTTCTTACTCTTTGCTGGGCACTGTTCTGAATACATCTTGTATTGATTGATTTACCCCTCCAATAACTCAGAGAGGTTGGAACATTtcccatccccattttacagatgaggaaattgagaaacAGAGGGGTTAAGCAACCTGTCCATGGCTACACAGCTGGGCAACAGTGGAGGAGAAATAccaacccaggcagcctggctccagagttcACACATCCAGCCACACACGGTGCTGCCTGCCTCGCATGCTGGACCAGTTGCTAGAGATAAAGACACCAAAGCACAACACAAAAGCCGCCCCAGTATTGGGGAGGCCCAAAATATACGCACTTTACACCACATAGCATCCCGAGACTAATTTGTACATACAAGGTGCATTTGGTTTGGGCCCCATCACGTGCCCCCAGGTAACCTGGCTGTACATCTAATGACAGTCGAGGGGAGAAAGATGTGGAAATTCTTCAAACATGTCACACCTTGCGGATCTCAGGTCCAGATACTTGAAGTAGCCCGTGTGTGCGCTGTGAGCGTGCGAGGGGCCGCCCGCGTGGTTGGGGTTATTCCCTATTTCCCCTCCATGCTTCGCTTGCACATGACTCAGGCTTCCTTGACTGCTGGAGGCgtctgtctcccctccccgaTGTCCAGAGTGTGCACGCCTGCCTGGTGACAGGGGCTCATTTGCTCTTTCAGGACCTACCTGACTTAGAAGATGTGGATACAGGCGAATCTCTAGAAGACCAAGACAAGGCTGTAACACAGGTCTTCCCAAATCAGCATAATTTCCCCTTTCACTTCCGGTCTTGTCGTTTACAAAGTATATCCCCTTAATTCAAAAGTAACATGCTCTCTGTGCTAAAACGACTGCACACCCCTGGTATTTTCACCTTTCAAAAGGAAACATAGCTGCTGGCTGTTACTTCTTTAAGGTTTTACGATGAAGGTTTTCTTGGACATATTTTATCACTAATATTTTTAcgattattttttatcttcacccaagaacatggttattaattttagagggaggagggagaaagagaaacatcaattcgagagagaaacattgatcggctgcctctcatatgtgccccaactggggactgaatccacaatctaggcatgtgccctgaccaggaattgaacctgtgacctttcggtttacaggatgatactccaccaactgagccacactggccagggctatcactgatttttaataactatgtactCACACCATTCCGACATTTTTTCTGCCCTTCTGATGTATTTGTATGTCCATCTTACATGTGTGTGTACTATGGTGATAcatagagagggaagggagacgGGAGGAGAGTGCACGAGGCCTGATGGGGAGTTCTACCAATCTCacctgaccctcctgcctccagctaTGCCGAAAACCTGTGTGTGCCAGACCCAGGCCTCGCAGGACAGGAAAGGATAGGACATATCTGTGCAGGACCTCAtcactgagggagggagggacgcaGACCACAGGTCCCATAGGGCATGACCTCCAAGGGGACTAAGTCCAGGGGGCTGGGTTAGGTGCATGCCAGCCAGAGGCCGAGGCACAGAGACTGAGCCTATTCAGGGCCCCAGGGACGCGTAAGTGCAGCCAGAACAGAATGGGCAGAGCGGAGACCCAACGGAGGGTGAGAAAGAAATGTAGAGGTGGTTGTGGAGCTCACCCCAACTCTGGGGCTCAGAAATGGCTAAGGGTGTCCGTCCTGAGACCCAGCTGTCCAGGGGGAGCTCTGCTCCCTGGGCCCTTTCTCGTATGTAGCAATAGAGCATTTTGTGCTAGAAAAAAGTGGAATCAGCATTGCGCATTTTAGAACGACTACTGTGAAAGCagtgcttcttcttctttttttttttttttttaacagatgtgCTTTCCAAAGATTACAACCATCTCAAGCCTGAGTGATGACAGTGACCCGGAGCTGGACTATAGCTCACTGCTGGCCTTGGACAGCATGCCCACAGACAGCCTTTCAAACATATTTGCAGTCTCCAAGGACACCTCCAGGAAGGCTGAGGCACCCTGTGCACACATATTCAAAGCAGCAGCAAAGACGGGTTTGGAGACCCAAAGCAGAGACTCCAAGTCCCCACACCCGCTGATTCAGGAGCTCGACGACGACGACCTTTTGAGCCAACCACCGCCACCCCCAGCCTGCGAGAGGGACCCTGCACCACCCTCTTCCAGTCAGGATGGGCATGGGGACCTACTTCTGGCCTCGCCTCCAGGTAATGCCACCCTACCCTCGAGGGCACGGGAGTCAAAAGCTGTGGCTGTGGGGAAATGAACTGTTTCATTGCGGTCAGGGACCACCCAGACCCTGCAGGGGACAACCACCTGAGCCTTTGCCCCAAGAGTCCTCTACTCTTGGAGAGGGTCGGTCCCTCACAACTGAACAGAGATGGTTGTGACCTCGTTCCTAGCTTTATGACTCTCTGAAGCTGCCCAGCCAACCCATTCCCGGGCAGTGGCATCTTTGGGCCACTTAGAGCTGTGCAGATCTTGGCAGGCTTGTTCAGCAGGTGTAGACGGGGCTGGAGAGCCTGCACTTTCACCCCCTTCCTCAGCATCCCAATCCTCGGCTTTCCCAGACCAAGCTtctaagggagggaggggactggTGACACAATCGCTAGGAATGTGGGACAAACAAGGGCGACAGCAGGCCTGAGATCGTGGCCCCCAACAGCAAAGGTCCAGAATCAGGTTGCATGACGTGGCGACAGTGCTGGCAGAGACGGAAGGTTCACCAGGCAGGGACGGTGTCCAGATCAGCTGACTGAGGGGGTGCAAATGGAGTCACAATGTGGCACATCACCCTGGCCTGGTGATGAGGGCCTGCGCGTGGACCAGGGAGATGCAGCTCTGGGCGAAGCTGGCTGGTGCTTACGACAGCAAGCCAACCGGCAGGAGTCTGCACAGCAGCTGCCTTGGGAACCCAGACAAGCTCTGCTCTCACTCGACGCTACAGCAGCCAGGTCTCTCTCTCACGCCAGCTGGCATGGTTGATGCAAGGCTTGCATGCAGGAAGAATCAAGAGGATGTCCACCCTAATACTGAGCACCTTTCCTCTTTAGAAAACAGTGGAGTGCGGTCTGACACGAAGCCTGAAAAACCCACGGTACCCGAGGCGGGAGACCAGGAAGACATTGAATTTGGCTTGGACTGAACTCCTCTGTGCTTGAACAGGGAGCCAGTGGCTGGGTGCAGGTCACCCCCGGGCTGGGACCCCCTTCCTGCAATTCCTGAGAGTGCTCTGGGGCCTTGGCTGTGACATGTGCCCATCACACAACTCATCTCCTTcgctctcagcccctccccatgcCCGGCAGCACTGGGTTCCTTGTTCTCGAAGCACGACCCATTTCCTGCAGCCATAGGCGGTACAGCTGTCAACGTCTCATTGGAACGTCATAAACAGTTCAGTACTCACAGGAGATGTGCTGCTGGGTTATTTAGTGTCTCCAAGTCACATGTGAGCCATGTCATCAGGCACACCAAGATAAGACCACTCCTCTCACACGTGATTAGAAATGTAGCTCAGATCCTGGCGTCCTGTGAAATTTCAAGTGGGTGTTTTCCTCACAGGCGAGCAGAATCTTCCACCAGAGCCACAGAGCTTTGAGGAAGTGAACTTTATGCATTAGACACCAAAAGCTACATAAGTGGACACGTCCCAGTCCTAGAAACTTTACCCCTCAAAACCACATTCAGGTGACAAGTTTATTCAGTCCCTAAAGGCAGGTCCAGAACATCTCCCTCATGGTAGGATTTGCTCCACACACACAAACTAGCCTATGGCAGCTGCTCAGTGTCCCGTTCACTGTCTTTCCCTGTCACTGGGgacactggggacacagcctgCCTGACTGGAGCCCCTGCTTCGAGCACAGCGCTGCCCCTGAAGGGAACCTGACGACAGACCTTCAGGTCTCGACCATGAGGTCTTGTCACCGACCTGCCTTTGGAAGCAGCTTCAGGCAAAACAAACTGCAGGAAATTCCTGTCCCTGCGAACTGGCTCCACACCATCCGTGCCTGTCTCCAGCCACAGCGGCCTTCAGGAAGCAGAGAAGCCTGCACCCTGAGACTGTTCCCAAAGTTTCAGTCACAGAAGGCACAGCTGGTCCAGGACCAAGGGCTCCGCGGAGGTGGGGGAGCAGCTTTCCCAGGCCCTCAGAAGCCCATACGGGGCTTCTTTCGGCGTGGCTGAGAGCTAGAGAGGACAGGCGCCTGCTGCCTGGAGTGGGTGGTgcggaggctggaagtctgggaAGAGGGCACAGCGGCACCCCTCAGCAGGTCCCTCTGGAGTGACAGCTTGGCTGCACAGTCCTGAGAGGCCTGTTGTCTGGAAGGGGTGGTCCGGATGCTGGAGGTCTGGGAAAGGGGCACAGTGGCACCTCTCAGGGTGTCCCTTTGGTGTGGCAGCTCAGCTGTGCCGTCCCGGAGAGTCTGCTGCCTGGAGGGGGTGGCCTGGATGCTGGAGGTCTGGGAGGGGGGCACAGAGGCACCTTCTGGGGTGTCCCCTTGAAGAGGTAGCTTGGCCATATAGTCCCGGAGAGTCTGCTGCCGCTCCGAGGGGATGCCCTGGGCCCACAGATCCTGGCTCAACTCCTGGGAGGGCAAGGTCCCTGGGAGCTGAGGCCTGGACACAGGGGATGTCCGGTCAGGGCTGTGAGGGGGGCTGGTGGCATCTGAGAGGTCCAGGCGGCCgctgagagaggagaaggtaCTGGACAGCTGCATCCGACGCTTGTGTCGCTTGGGCTGTTTCCCGGGCCCGGAGCCCCTGCCCTGCTGCTGCTCCCACCAGGCGGCTGCCCGGCCTTCCCAGGCTGCCTCCAACCGCTCACTGAGCTCATCCCTGGGGCCTGGCTCAGGGGCCGGGGGTGGCTCTGCCATGGGGAGCGAGCCCAGGTCCCTCTGCCGCAGCAGCCTTCCTTTAGCCATGGCTGCCCGGAGACCCTCTGGCACTTTCCCCTCAACCTTCTGCTGCTCCTTGAGGCCCAGCAGGTGGCGGTGGGAAAAGGTGGGCGCGGCCCACACAGCGGGAGCCGGAGGCACCTCCAGGAGGGCCTTCAGCCACCTGCGGCAGCAAGAAGTGGCGTGGGGGCTCCAGGAAGCTGTGGGGACATGGCAGTTGGGCCCAGGGTCTCCGGGGGACTGGGAGTCTTCCCGAAGATGGAGGCGCTGGTGGAAGACATCTCCAGCTGCTGAGAGTTGGAAGAGTGACAGGACTGGTGTGGAGGCAGAGGGTAGAAGGGTGGCGACCAGACCTGCAGACAGGAATGAGTGTGACCCCAAGGCATGCTGGGGTGCGGCCCCTCAATCTCTCTCCCTTACCCCAACATACCTATAGTTGGTGCTTGTAGACGTTCCTGTAGCTGTTGCTGACTCTTGGGCTCCAGCAGGGGGAACGCGGAGAGGGAATCACTCCTGGAAGGGAGAGACTGGGGCGGCCCTGCCAGCCGTGGCATGAAGGCCCCCTCCCCTGGAGGGAGGACAGACAGCTGAGGTCCCATCCAGGCTCCAGCATTGCCCACCTTCTTCACACCCCCTGCCCTCACCGGACCCTCACCTGTGAtgtgcagcagctgcagctgccCGCCATGGCCTCCGAGAAGCAGTGGCCTCGGGCAGCCGGGGCGcggtggaggcagcagctgggCCAGGAGGGGAGCAGAAGGGAGGCCGTGGTCCCACTTCAGCATGGGCACCAAGGGGAGGCGTTCATCCACCAGGTAGAGTGAGAACTGGGCACCCAGCAGAAACGAGAGAAGGGATGTGACTGAGACGGGGAACAATGGTCTGATGACATCAGTGGCCCCACGTGGCTCTCAGGACGAGTCCAAACCCTAGTGGTCACACACTCCATGACTGGCCCTGATCACCTCTCCACCTTCAagggccccgccccgcccaaGAGGTGCTTCCTGAGTGGGCAGAACCATCTCTCATCCTGATGGCCACAACTGGGAGAAGGGATCTCAGGTGAGGTGCGGAGGAGTCCTGTCACACAGAAACCCACCTGGCTTTCCCCCAGCCTTCTCCCGACTCACCAGACCCTGGGATCCATGCTTGAGACGCACCTACTGGCACCCCGGGAACCCTCagacccctgcccttccctgagcACAGGGGGAACCGTCCAGCCGTGCAAAGACCGCCCCagacccctaccccatgcctttCCTCCCCCCTGGTTCACCCCCACTGGCGGCTTAAAGCCCTGCTCGGCTGGCACCCCCACAAGGCCATTCCCACCTGCTGGCCAGCATGTTTCAGCCACAGACTCTTCAGCGTTTTGTGATTACTTCACCTGCAGTTAGTGGCCCCGGGACCCTCTAGTAACTGGCTGAGACAGTGCCAAGGGATGGCAGGGGGAAGGTGTCACTTACCTGGGTACAGATGAGATGGAGTGTGGGCTGCAGAGAATCAGGGCCACACTCCCCCAGGTACTGGGTTAGCAGGACACGTTCCCCCTTCTGGCACGACGCTTCTGCACCCCCACGGAAAAGCAGCAAACCACAGCCTGGCGGGCCCTGGGGTAGAAAGCTGGGTCAGCCCTCCCACAGTCCAAGGTCTGGGGCACCACCAAGCCGTGTAAGTCCCTGACCTGTTGCTTTTCATGCTCTGGGGGACGTCCCTcatgccagcccccaccccattaTCTACTCTGTCCCACTGCTAAGCACCCCCCCTCACCTGAGTGTCGATAATTTTCACTCCAGTGCGATCACCCACAGTCAGCACCCGAGGGTGGGCGGTGAAGTCGGCCCAACGCCAGGGAGAGGGGTCGCGAAACACAAGGGTCTCGGGATCCTTGTAGATCTGCTGAAGCCTTGGGGAGACAGGGCAGCCATGTGTGGGGAGATACGGGGCAACCAGGCCCTGGGTCCAGGACAAGCTCTGTAGGGAGTGCGGGCCCCAGTCCAGGGGGAGCCATTTGTGGAGGTGGAAGGTTTTTCAGGAAAGGGGTATTACCCATCTTGGGGTGTCCACAGGCAGACGGTTCCCGAACGGCTGCAGACAACCAGTTCCCCAGGCAGGTGAGGGCTACAGGGCATAAGTGGAATTAACATTGGGCCCCCCCTCCTCCCATGCCTGTCTCCTTGCCAACCAGCCCGACCCGGCCCCCTTACCTAAGGTTGATCCCTGTGGCCCCCTTCTCCACCTGCAGCACCTGGAGAGGCGAGGGCTGTCCCTGCTTACTGACCTTCCATAGGGCACAGTGGTAGTCAGAGCGGACAGCCAGCAGagctgaggaggggagggagaggctcaGGGTCAGGCAGCAGGTCAGTcagcgggggagggaggtatcCAAGGGCCTTACATTCTCCCTGCACGGTGCAGGTCACCACCTGCCGCACAGGTCCCCGGAGTTGGATGTGGCTGGGTTTCCCAAGGATCCGAGGGTCACCGCCTGGGGTCAGACGAACCTCTTGGAAATCTGAGTCTCTTGCTAAGGATACACACAGGAGCTCTGATCACTACAAGGCCCCCCAACTACCTGGACCATGCCGAGAGCACGTCCTCCACCAGCGGGAGCTGGCTGGGGTTCTGCCCAGCGAGAAAGGATACACAGCCTGTCCAAGGCACCTCCTGTAGGGTAGACCAGCTGCCTGACCCGGGGCGTCCTTCCGGGCAGCCAGGCCAGCGCGCCTCCGGTGAAAGCATCATCTAGGAGCAGCTGCTCCCACCGCATCATCAACTCCTCATGCAGCAGCTCTCCCAGGAGGTTCGACACTGACTTGCCCAGGATCGGGTCCCCAAGGATGGAGAAACGGCGCTGTCGATGGCTGAAGTAAGCCCAGGGACACCTGGGGACAAGAGGATGGCAGAATGGTCAGGCTGTAGCACTGATGAGGAGGAGGACTGGGTACCATCCCCGGGGAGGCCAGGTGTAGCAGACGCATTGTTCATCTACCTAGAATTTCTTCCTGTAGGAACCACCCCACCAGGAGCAGTCACATGACCCAGACCCAGCCACTGGAGTACTCCATCACCCTGGCCACAGTGACCAGCTCAGAGATGGGCAGGACACCCAAGCCAAGCCAGCAACACCCTTTCTGGGACTTCTGATGGTGCCTGAGGAAAAGTCACTGGCTCTCTCCTTGGACTCATAAGCCATCTTGCTGCACTTGGAAACTGTGTAGGAATTAAGCCAGGCAGAGGCAAGcggatgagaaaacaaagagacaCAGCCGTATCTcaaacatcatttaaaaactcGGATGCAGCCATGCCTGTAGCCCATGAACTGAAATTCCCTTTCCCCGTCAGACTGGTGGAGCTGGGAGGTTGGTGTGAGTCACCTGGCTCACGACTGCATGGGATGGGGAGCAACTGTGACGGAAACCTGGACCCACCCATGCCCGGTTCCTTCCACATCCCCACCGCCAGCTAGGTCTACCACGCCATCCTTTCTCACTAGCCACTTGCCCCCAGGGCTGGTGTCCACCGAGGTCCTGGAGTATCCTCTTCACACTGACCACTGTCTTCTTCTTAGAGTAGCTCTGCGTGGAAAGGCCTTGTCAAGCATGTACACCCTAGGGCTCACCCGGATGTGAAATGGGAGCCCCTCTCCTGGCTGATGAGGGTCACTCACCCGTGCCCCCTCCAGTTTGAAATTTTCCAGCATCAGTTTCCCCAGGGGTGCAAAGGCTATGTCCCCATGGTCCCACAGGAACCGGCTGAACTGTAGGAGAGGACACCAGGTCACTAAGCGTAGCCCCAGCCACATGGCACTGCCCACTGTGGGACCACTTACCTGTTCAGTAACATCCAGCACAGCTTTCGGCTGTCTCCGGAACTTGGGACCTCCCCGGAAAAGCAGGTCCTGGGCAGTCAGGCCAGGGTCCCAGCGATCTGAGGGATGAGTGCGGTTGGGGAAGGAGTCTGTCCCAGGGACCAGGAAGGGCCCAGAAGTGGGACCATGTGTCCCAGGTGACTGGAGGTACCCAAGGaccctgggggtggagggcattagcagggagagggaaggtctcagggaggggtggaggagagaagcAATGGGGGAGCAGCTTGGAAGGGGGCCCCTAGGACCAAAACCCTTACCGGGACCAGGAGGCAGCAAGGGAAGGGGCCCAGGGGTATCCGGCTCCCAGAGCAGGCCCTCGGCCGAATGTGACGTACCATTCTGTGGAAATACAACCACGGACACAACGTAACAGTGAGCACACTCCCAGGACAGGCACTGTCACCAGCACTTGTCTTTTACTGACACGTTCAATCCTCATGAAGAGCCCACCAAGTCGGTGCGATGATCGTTGTCACTTTACTGATGAAAAAATGGGGGCACAAGGAGGCTGCTGCCACTTGTCCAAGGTGCCAGCCAGTCCATGCTTTTGACCTCCAGGCTGCACTGGCTCTCAAAGGAGCCCCTGCCCCATGACCAGCCACCCCGAATCCTACCTGACTCTCACTTCCACTTAAGACCCCATGGTCACTTACTCAGGGCAGCCGCAggccaccccactccccaccacagggctgggggtggcGCGGCTCAAACTCACGGGGGCATGGCTCAAACTCACAGGGGGATGGAGGGGTTGGCAAGCCAGGCTCCCTGAAGGGCCGATCACTTCAGCCCTTCCTTGTCAAGGAAGCCCCACggctcccctccctcacccccaccatctCTTTTAATGTTCTCACCCACTTGTCTCTGCCCGCACGCAATAACCCTTAGCCGGCCTGTCTCCGAGTAGCAGCCAAATGGCTTAGGCTTCCAGGGAAAGAGCTGATGTCCTTCCCATCCCAGGaggtctccccacccctccccgccacaTCTCCACTGCATCTTTCAGCATACTTTTGGTTTCGCTTGAAGCTATTATCCCATTTTGTAATGATTTTGTCTCTGGGGCTGCTCACTTGTCTATTCCCACTCAACCTAAGTTCCACAGGGGCAGGGATGGTACCCGACTTGTTCACATTGGATTCCCAGGGCCTAATGAGGTATCTGGCACATCATAGGAGCTGTTCAATGACTATCTTTTGAACAAACAGAGGAAGGAAAGTCTGGGGGAGAGAGGTAGGAAGAGCGAGCCAGCCTGCTCCCGCTCAGTAAACCCTTTGTGGGTGGTAGGTCATCCCATTGACCCCAAAGGAGGGGATTCTGGTTTGGCCTGTGTCTTAGCAGATATACCACTTTGTACTCCTGCCAACTGGTATAAATGCTAGAAAACAGTGAAGGTACCCACCCCAGAACCTCCAGGGTTCTTCCCACCATCCTCACCTGGGAGGTCTGGGGCAGGGACTCTGGAAGGGTCAGTGCATCTCTCCAGCTGCACATGAAGGACATGTCAGGGACATCGCTCAGTCCAAGGGGGCCGGTCATAAACAACGTGGGACGGAGGGCGCTGGGGAAGTCCATCCTAGAAAACAAGAACCACACATCACACTGGCCTTCCAAAGGCCTGAACCTGACCAACAGCCCCCA
The sequence above is drawn from the Desmodus rotundus isolate HL8 chromosome 12, HLdesRot8A.1, whole genome shotgun sequence genome and encodes:
- the TAF1C gene encoding TATA box-binding protein-associated factor RNA polymerase I subunit C gives rise to the protein MDFPSALRPTLFMTGPLGLSDVPDMSFMCSWRDALTLPESLPQTSQNGTSHSAEGLLWEPDTPGPLPLLPPGPDRWDPGLTAQDLLFRGGPKFRRQPKAVLDVTEQFSRFLWDHGDIAFAPLGKLMLENFKLEGARSYSKKKTVVSVKRILQDLGGHQPWGCPWAYFSHRQRRFSILGDPILGKSVSNLLGELLHEELMMRWEQLLLDDAFTGGALAWLPGRTPRVRQLVYPTGGALDRLYFQEVRLTPGGDPRILGKPSHIQLRGPVRQVVTCTVQGESLLAVRSDYHCALWKVSKQGQPSPLQVLQVEKGATGINLSPHLPGELVVCSRSGTVCLWTPQDGLQQIYKDPETLVFRDPSPWRWADFTAHPRVLTVGDRTGVKIIDTQGPPGCGLLLFRGGAEASCQKGERVLLTQYLGECGPDSLQPTLHLICTQFSLYLVDERLPLVPMLKWDHGLPSAPLLAQLLPPPRPGCPRPLLLGGHGGQLQLLHITGEGAFMPRLAGPPQSLPSRSDSLSAFPLLEPKSQQQLQERLQAPTIGLVATLLPSASTPVLSLFQLSAAGDVFHQRLHLREDSQSPGDPGPNCHVPTASWSPHATSCCRRWLKALLEVPPAPAVWAAPTFSHRHLLGLKEQQKVEGKVPEGLRAAMAKGRLLRQRDLGSLPMAEPPPAPEPGPRDELSERLEAAWEGRAAAWWEQQQGRGSGPGKQPKRHKRRMQLSSTFSSLSGRLDLSDATSPPHSPDRTSPVSRPQLPGTLPSQELSQDLWAQGIPSERQQTLRDYMAKLPLQGDTPEGASVPPSQTSSIQATPSRQQTLRDGTAELPHQRDTLRGATVPLSQTSSIRTTPSRQQASQDCAAKLSLQRDLLRGAAVPSSQTSSLRTTHSRQQAPVLSSSQPRRKKPRMGF